The DNA sequence CGGTGAACGTGACCCTGTCCAACGGGCAGACCATCACTGTTGAAGCGGGCAAGACCCAGGGCAGCGTTGACTTCGAGACTCCGGCGAACGATGTCTATAACAACGGTTCGACCGTCAGCACCACGATTACCGGCGCAACCGGTGGTAACTTCGAGCAGCTGACCCCGAACCCGGCCCCGGCACAGACCACGATCAACGACTCGGTCGACACCACCACTGCGACCCTGACGGCTACCCCATCGGTAACCGAAGGCGGCGTCATCACCTACACCGTGACCCTGAGCAATCCAGCCCAGACTCCGGTGACGGTGACCCTGTCCAACGGCCAGACCATCACGGTCGAGGCCGGCAAGACCCAGGGCAGCGTCGATTTCGCGACTCCGGCGAACGATGTCTACAACAACGGCTCGACCGTCAGCACCACGATTACCGGTGCAACCGGTGGCAACTTCGAGCAGTTGGTCCCGAACCCGACTCCGGCTTCTACCGTCATCAATGACAGCATTGATACCGTCACGGTAAGTATCGTCAGCAATGGCAATGTGACTGAAGATCAGCAGCCGTCCTTTACCGTGAAGGTAAGCCAGGCGCTGGATCGACCATTGACCGTAACCCTGTCTAACGGCGAGACCGTGACCATCGAGGCAGGTAAAACCGAAGTCGAATACAAAACGCCAGCCCAGGGCGATGACGTCATCAAGGACGCCGGCTCTATTACCCTGAGCGTTACTGACGCCACTGTTCCGGGTGCCACTTTCGAGAAGCTGGCCTTGGGTGGCCCAGCTACCGTTGAGATCTCGGATACTATCAGTGAGGTCGTGGCCAAGCTGACCGCCACCCCTTCGGTTACCGAAGGTGGCCAAATCACCTATACCGTGACCTTGACCAACCAAGACGGCCTGCCAATCGACAAGCACGGCGCGCTGACCTTCACGCTGAACGATGGCACCACCATCACCGTGCCGGCGAACAGCACTACCGGCAGCACCACTGTCACTGCGCCGGACAACGTCTACGTCGGTGCCAACGACCCTGTGATCAAGTCGATCGCCTCGGTCAGCGGCAACGATGTCGGCAAGTTCGAGCAACTGACTTTGGACAAGACCCCAGTCAGCACCACTGTCACTGACGAACCGGGTACTCCGGGCAACGAAGGCGACCTGGTCAAGGTCACCATCACCGCCGACCAGCCTTCGGTGGCCGAGAACGTCAAGCCGACCTTCACCGTGCACATCAACCAGGCCCTGGCCCACGACCTGGTCGTGACCCTGAGCAATAATGCCCAGGTCACCATCAAGGCGGGTGAGACCAGCGCAGCGTACGAACACGCGGCCCAAGGCGATGATGTCTACAAGGACTCGGGTGAACTCAGCCTGGGCATCAAGTCCGCCGTGGACGTCGATGGTCGTACCTTCGAAAACCTGCAACTGGGCGATGCCGCCAAGGTTCAGGTCACCGACACCACTGACGAAGTGGTGGCCAAGCTGACTGCGACGCCGTCGGTTACCGAAGGTGGCGTAATCACCTACACCGTGACCCTGACCAACAAAGACGGCCTGCCGATCGACAAGCACGGTGCGCTGACCTTTACGCTGAACGATGGCACTACCATCACCGTTCCGGCGAACAGCACTACCGGCAGCATAAATGTCACTGCGCCGGACAATGTCTACGCAGGTGCCAATGATCCGGTTGTTAAGTCCATCGCCACCGTTGATGGCGTTGACGCCGGCAAGTTCGAGCAACTGACTCTGGACAAGACCCCGGTCAGCACCACGGTCACCGACGAGCCAGGTACGCCGGGCAACCCAGGCGGCAACAACGAAGGCGACCTGGTCATGGTCACTATCACTGCCGACCAGTCTTCGGTGGCCGAGAACGTCAAACCGACCTTCACCGTGCACATCAACCAAGCCCTGGCCCACGACCTGGTCGTGACCCTGAGCAACAATGCCCAGGTCACCATCAAGGCGGGTGAAACCAGCGCAGCGTACGAGCACGCGGCCCAAGGCGATGACGTGTACAAGGATGCGGGCGAAGTCAGCCTGGGTATCAAGTCCGCGGTGGACGCCGATGGCCGTACCTTCGAGAACCTGCAACTGGGCGATGCCGCCAAGGTTCAGGTCACCGACACCACTGACGAAGTGGTGGCCAAACTGACCGCAACGCCGTCGGTTACCGAAGGCGGCGAGATCACCTACACCATCACGCTGACCAATAAAGACGGCTTGCCGATCAACAACCACTCGGAGCTGTACTTCAAGCTGACCGATGGTACAACCGTCGTTGTGGCAGCCAACAGCACCACCGGTTCGGCTACTGCAGCCGCGCCTGACAACGTCTACGTCGGTGCCAACCAACCGGTGGTCAATGCCATCGAGGCGGTCAGTGGTGCGGATGTCTGGAAATTCGAAAATCTGAATCTGGACAAGACTCCGGTCAGCACTTCCGTCACCGACGAGCCGGGTACCCCGGGCAACGAAGGCGACCTGGTCAAAGTAACCATCACCGCCGACCAGCCTTCGGTGGCTGAAAACGTCAAACCGACCTTCACGGTGCACATCAACCAGGCCCTGGCCCATGACCTGGTCGTGACCCTGAGCAACAATGCCCAGGTCACCATCAAGGCGGGTGAGACCAGTGCAGCATACGAGCATGCTGCGCAGGGAGATGACGTCTACAAGGACTCGGGTGAACTCAGCCTGGGCATCAAGTCCGCTGTGGACGTCGATGGTCGTACCTTCGAGAACCTGCAACTGGGCGATGCGGCCAAGGTTCAGGTCACCGATACCACTGACGAAGTGGTGGCCAAGCTGACCGCAACGCCGTCGGTTACCGAAGGCGGCGAGATCACCTACACCATCACGCTGACCAATAAAGACGGTCTGCCGATCGACAACCACTCGGAGTTGTACTTCAAGCTGAGTGATGGCACCACAGTCGTCGTGGCAGCCAACAGCACTACCGGTTCGGCTACTGCAGCCGCGCCAGACAACGTCTACGTCGGTGCCAACCAACCGGTGGTCAATGCCATCGAGGCAGTCAGCGGTGCAGATGTCTGGAAGTTCGAAAATCTCAATCTGGACAAGACCCCCGTCAGCACCACTGTCACTGACGAACCGGGCACCCCAGGCAACGAAGGCGATCTGGTCAAGGTGACTATCACTGCCGACCAGCCTTCGGTGGCCGAGAACGTCAAGCCGACCTTCACCGTGCACATCAACCAGGCACTTGCCCACGATCTGGTCGTGACCCTGAGCAACAATGCCCAGGTCACCATCAAGGCGGGTGAAACCAGCGCAGCGTACGAGCACGCGGCACAAGGCGATGATGTGTACAAGGATGCGGGCGAAGTCAGCCTGGGCATCAAGTCCGCCGTGGACGTCGATGGTCGTACCTTCGAAAACCTGCAGCTGGGCGATGCGGCCAAGGTTCAGGTCACTGACACTACCGACGAAGTCGTGGCCAAGCTGACCGCCACCCCTTCGGTTACCGAAGGCGGTGACATCACCTACACCGTAACCCTGACCAACAAAGACGGCCTGCCGATCGACAAGCACGGTGCGCTGACCTTCACGCTGAACGATGGCACCACCATCACCGTGCCAGCTAATAGCACGACCGGTTCGGCCACTGTCACCGCTCCGGACAACGTCTATGTCGGCGCTAACGACCCTGTGGTCAAATCGATCGCCTCGGTCAGCGGCACCGACGTCGGCAAGTTCGAGCAACTGACTCTGGACAAGACGCCCGTCAGCACCACCGTCACCGACGAGCCGGGTACTCCAGGCAACGAAGGCGATCTGGTCAAGGTGACTATCACTGCCGACCAGCCTTCGGTGGCCGAGAACGTCAAACCGACCTTCACCGTGCACATCAACCAAGCCCTGGCCCACGACCTGGTCGTGACCCTGAGCAACAATGCCCAGGTCACCATCAAGGCGGGTGAAACCAGCGCAGCGTACGAGCACGCGGCACAAGGCGATGACGTGTACAAGGATGCGGGCGAAGTCAGCCTGGGCATCAAATCCGCCGTGGACGTCGATGGTCGTACCTTCGAAAACCTGCAACTGGGCGATGCGGCCAAGGTCCAGGTCACCGACACCACTGACGAAGTGGTGGCCAAGCTGACCGCTACCCCTTCGGTTACCGAAGGCGGCGTAATCACTTACACCGTGACCCTGACCAACAAAGACGGCCTGCCGATCGACAAGCATGGCGCGCTGACTTTCACGCTGAACGATGGCACCACCATCACCGTGCCGGCTAATGGCACGACCGGTTCGGTCACGGTCACCGCTCCGGACAACGTATACGTAGGCGCCAACGACCCCGTGATCAAGTCGATCGCGTCGGTCAGCGGCACCGACGCCGGCAAGTTCGAGCAACTGACCCTCGACAAGACGCCGGTCAGCACCACGGTCACCGACGAGCCGGGTACTCCAGGCAACGAAGGCGACCTGGTCAAGGTCACCATCACTGCCGACCAGCCTTCGGTGGCCGAGAACGTCAAACCGACCTTCACGGTAAACATCAACCAGGCACTGGCCCACGATCTCGTCGTGACCCTGAGCAACAACGCCCAGGTCACCATCAAAGCCGGCCAGACCAGCGCAGCGTACGAGCACGCAGCACAAGGCGATGACGTCTACAAGGACGCAGGCGAAGTAAGCCTGGGTATCAAGTCGGCTGTGGACGTCGATGGCCGTACCTTCGAGAACCTGCAACTGGGTGATGCGGCCAAGGTTCAGGTCACTGACACCACTGACGAAGTGGTGGCCAAGCTGACCGCTACCCCTTCGGTTACCGAAGGCGGCGTAATCACTTACACCGTGACCCTGACCAACAAAGACGGCCTGCCGATCGACAAGCATGGCGCGCTGACTTTCACGCTGAACGATGGCACCACCATCACCGTGCCGGCTAATGGCACGACCGGTTCGGTCACTGTCACCGCTCCGGACAACGTCTATGTCGGCGCTAACGACCCTGTGGTCAAATCGATCGCTTCGGTGAGCGGCACCGACGTCGGTAAGTTCGAACAGCTGACCCTGGACAAGACCCCCGTCAGCACCACTGTCACTGACGAGCCAGGTACGCCGGGCAATCCAGGTGGCAACAACGAAGGTGACTTGGTCAAAGTCACCATCACCGCCGACCAACCTTCGGTGGCCGAGAACGTCAAACCGACCTTCACCGTGCACATCAACCAGGCACTTGCCCACGATCTGGTCGTGACCCTGAGCAACAATGCCCAGGTCACCATCAAGGCGGGTGAGACCAGCGCAGCGTACGAGCACGCGGCCCAAGGCGATGACGTGTACAAGGATGCGGGCGAAGTCAGCCTGGGCATCAAATCCGCCGTGGACGTCGATGGTCGTACCTTCGAAAACCTGCAACTGGGCGATGCGGCCAAGGTTCAGGTCACTGACACCACTGACGAAGTGGTGGCCAAACTGACCGCCACCCCTTCGGTTACCGAAGGTGGTGACATCACCTACACCATCACCCTGACCAACAAAGATGGCCTGCCGATCGACAAGCATGGCGTGCTGACCTTTACGCTGAACGATGGCACCACCATCACTGTTCCGGCGAACAGCACTACCGGCAGCACTACTGTCGCTGCGCCGGACAACGTCTACACCGGTGCCAACGATCCGGTTGTGAAGTCCATCGCTACCGTTGATGGGGTTGATGCCGGCAAGTTCGAGCAACTGACCCTGGACAAGACGCCCGTCAGCACCACCGTCACCGACGAGCCGGGTACTCCAGGCAACGAAGGCGATCTGGTCAAGGTGACTATCACCGCCGACCAGCCTTCGGTGGCCGAAAACGTCAAACCGACCTTCACCGTGCACATTAACCAGGCACTCGCCCACGATCTGGTCGTGACCCTGAGCAACAATGCCCAGGTCACCATCAAGGCGGGTGAGACCAGCGCAGCCTACGAACACGCGGCCCAAGGCGATGACGTCTACAAGGACTCGGGTGAACTCAGCCTGGGCATCAAGTCCGCCGTGGACGTCGATGGCCGTACCTTCGAGAACCTGCAACTGGGTGATGCGGCCAAGGTTCAGGTCACTGACACCACTGACGAAGTGGTGGCCAAGCTGACCGCTACCCCTTCGGTTACCGAAGGCGGCGTAATCACTTACACCGTGACCCTGACCAACAAAGACGGCCTGCCGATCGACAAGCATGGCGCGCTGACTTTCACGCTGAACGATGGCACCACCATCACCGTGCCGGCTAATGGCACGACCGGTTCGGTCACTGTCACCGCTCCGGACAACGTCTATGTCGGCGCTAACGACCCTGTGGTCAAATCGATCGCTTCGGTGAGCGGCACCGACGTCGGTAAGTTCGAACAGCTGACCCTGGACAAGACCCCCGTCAGCACCACTGTCACTGACGAGCCAGGTACGCCGGGCAATCCAGGTGGCAACAACGAAGGTGACTTGGTCAAAGTCACCATCACCGCCGACCAACCTTCGGTGGCCGAGAACGTCAAACCGACCTTCACCGTGCACATCAACCAGGCACTTGCCCACGATCTGGTCGTGACCCTGAGCAACAATGTCCAGGTCACCATCAAGGCGGGTGAGACCAGCGCAGCGTACGAGCACGCGGCCCAAGGCGATGACGTGTACAAGGATGCGGGCGAAGTCAGCCTGGGCATCAAATCCGCCGTGGACGTTGATGGTCGTACCTTCGAAAACCTGCAACTGGGCGATGCGGCCAAGGTTCAGGTCACTGACACCACCGACGAAGTCGTGGCCAAGCTGACCGCCACCCCTTCGGTTACCGAAGGCGGTGACATCACCTACACCGTAACCCTGACCAACAAAGACGGCCTGCCGATCGACAAGCATGGCGCGCTGACTTTCACGCTGAACGATGGCACCACCATCACCGTGCCAGCTAATAGCACGACCGGTTCGGCCACTGTCACCGCTCCGGACAACGTCTATGTCGGCGCTAACGACCCTGTGGTCAAATCGATCGCCTCGGTCAGCGGCACCGACGTCGGCAAGTTCGAGCAACTGACTCTGGACAAGACGCCCGTCAGCACCACCGTCACCGACGAGCCGGGTACTCCAGGCAACGAAGGCGATCTGGTCAAGGTGACTATCACTGCCGACCAGCCTTCGGTGGCCGAGAACGTCAAACCGACCTTCACCGTGCACATCAACCAAGCCCTGGCCCACGACCTGGTCGTGACCCTGAGCAACAATGCCCAGGTCACCATCAAGGCGGGTGAAACCAGCGCAGCGTACGAGCACGCGGCACAAGGCGATGACGTGTACAAGGATGCGGGCGAAGTCAGCCTGGGCATCAAATCCGCCGTGGACGTCGATGGTCGTACCTTCGAAAACCTGCAACTGGGCGATGCGGCCAAGGTCCAGGTCACCGACACCACTGACGAAGTGGTGGCCAAGCTGACCGCTACCCCTTCGGTTACCGAAGGCGGCGTAATCACTTACACCGTGACCCTGACCAACAAAGACGGCCTGCCGATCGACAAGCATGGCGCGCTGACTTTCACGCTGAACGATGGCACCACCATCACCGTGCCGGCTAATGGCACGACCGGTTCGGTCACGGTCACCGCTCCGGACAACGTATACGTAGGCGCCAACGACCCCGTGATCAAGTCGATCGCGTCGGTCAGCGGCACCGACGCCGGCAAGTTCGAGCAACTGACCCTCGACAAGACGCCGGTCAGCACCACGGTCACCGACGAGCCGGGTACTCCAGGCAACGAAGGCGACCTGGTCAAGGTCACCATCACTGCCGACCAGCCTTCGGTGGCCGAGAACGTCAAACCGACCTTCACGGTAAACATCAACCAGGCACTGGCCCACGATCTCGTCGTGACCCTGAGCAACAACGCCCAGGTCACCATCAAAGCCGGCCAGACCAGCGCAGCGTACGAGCACGCAGCACAAGGCGATGACGTCTACAAGGACGCAGGCGAAGTAAGCCTGGGTATCAAGTCGGCTGTGGACGTCGATGGCCGTACCTTCGAAAACCTGCAACTTGGCGATGCGGCCAAGGTTCAGGTCACCGACACCACTGACGAAGTGGTGGCCAAACTGACCGCAACACCGTCGGTTACCGAAGGCGGGGTAATCACCTACACCGTGACCCTGACCAACAAAGACGGCTTGCCGATCGACAAGCACAACGCGCTGACCTTCACCCTGAACGACGGCACCACCATCACCGTGCCGGCGAACAGTACTACGGGCAGCACCACTGTCACTGCGCCAGACAACGTTTACGCAGGTGCCAACGACCCCGTGATCAAGTCGATCGCGTCGGTCAGCGGCAGCGACGTCGGCAAGTTCGAACAGCTGACCCTGGACAAGACCCCGGTAAGCACCACCGTGACCGATGAGCCAGGCAGCGGGCAGGGCGATGTCACCACGGTTGGCATCAGCGGTAGTACGTCGCTGACCGAAGGCGAAACCGGCCACTACACGCTGGCCCTGAGCAACCCATCGAAGTCTGAGGTAAACATTACCCTCAGCTACAGCGGCACTGCCAAGAATGGCGAGGACTTCACCGGTGTCACCACTGTGAAGATCCCGGCCAACAGCACTGGCACCACCTTCGACATCGCGACCATTGACGACAAGCTTGTCGAGGGTACCGAGAACTTCACCGTGAAGATCGAAAGTGCCACCGGTGGCAGCTTCGAGAACCTGAAGGTCGACAGCAGCAATGCCAGCGTGACCACGGCCATCCTCGACAATGACCACTTGCCGGTTTCTCCTGGCGGTGCAGTGTTTGGCGTGGAAGACACCGACTACGTGTTTGCCTGGGGCGATTTCAAAGTCACCGATGCCGATACCAACACCGGCTTGTCCGTGACCATTACCTCGCTACCGGCTGCGGGTAGCCTGCAGTTCTTCAACGGTACAACGTGGGTGAACGTGACCGTTGGCCAGGTGGTCAGCCAGGCTGATATTACGGCCAACAACCTCAAGTTCGTTCCGGCTCCCAACCAGTCAGGTACGGACAACTACGGAGGGAATGGCGTAGGTAACCAGCAGGCCGACTACGCGCAGTTCAAGTTCAAGCCGAACGATGGCACCAACCTGGGCAGTGAAGTGACCATGAAGGTCGACATCAGCCCGGTTGCCGACAAGCCGACCCTGAGCTTCGGCAGCGCCGAGATCGAGTCCAAAGGCCTGACCAAGGAAGTTTGGACCAGCCTCAAAGGCCTGGGTACCGACGGTAGTGGCATTACCGGCGACGCCCTGAAGACGGTCTTTGCCAACTCCGGCAATGCCAACGCCAGCAGCACCACCACCAATGTGCAGTCCGATGGCAGCGTCAGTGCTGGTACCGGCTCGAAAACCTCCGGCCTGATCTATCTGGAAGCCGGCAAGACCTACAACTTCAGCGGCACCGCCGACGACAGCTTCGTGGTCACCATCGGTGGCAAGACTGTGGTCACCGCCACCTGGGGCGCGGGTGGCCAGGTTTCGGGCAGCTTCACCCCGAACACCAGTGGCTACTACCCGATCGAGGTCTACCATGCCAACCAGACTGGGCCAGGCAGCTACGACCTTAACATCCAGGTCGGCTCGGGTGCTGTCACCGACCTGAGCAGCTCGAACATCAAGATGTACCAGAACGTGACCGAGATGGCCAACGCAGGCCTGGGCGTGTCCGACCTGCACACCGTCAATGGCCAGAGCTACTACGACGGCTACAAGCTCAATGAAGGGCCGGAAGGTGGTTCGGTGAAACTGGTCGGTATCTCGACCGCGCTGACCGATACCGACGGTTCCGAGAGCCTGAGCGTATCCCTCAGCGGTATTCCGAAAGGCACCGTGCTGAGCGATGGCGCAGGCCACACTGTCACGGTCGGTACGGGCCCCGTAGACGTGACCGGCTGGAAACTCAGCAGCCTGACGCTGACTCCGCCGGCCTACTTCAAAGGTTCGTTCGACATCACGGTCACTTCGGTCGCGACCGAAAGCGTGGGCGGTTCGGCTGTCACCACCGGCAATATTCCGGTGACCGTATACGCTGCCACCTATAAAGCCAACGTTGGTACTTCGGGCAACGATACGATGACCGGCGGCGAAGGCAACGACATCATGGTCGCCGACGTATCCGGGCTGAACGTGGTTCAGGGCAAGAACTACAACATTGCCTTTATCGTCGACAGCTCCGGCAGTATGAGCGACAAGTCGATTTCGGACGCGAAGACTCAGCTGGCCTCGGTGTTCAATACGCTCAAGGCCAGCCTGGGTTCGGATACTTCGGGCACGGTCAACATCTTCCTGGTCGACTTCGATACCCAGGTCAAGCAGAACGTGGCGGTGAACCTTGCCGACCCGAATGCCCTGAGCAAGCTGCAGTCCGTGTTGAACTCCATGGCGAGCGGTGGTGGTACCAACTATGAAGACGTGTTCAAGGCTACGGCCAACTTCTTCAAGAGCACCATGGCCAGCAGTAACACCAATGCCGAGAACCTGACCTACTTCATCACCGACGGCAAGCCGACCTACTACCAGAGCGGGGAGAGCACCAACCCGCGGCTGTGGACCAACGGCAAGTATCTGGATGACGTGGTCAACGTCAACAACTACAAACTCGGCGACACTTTCAGCGTTTGGGCCGACGCCACTCACAAAGTCGAGATCAGCAGCAGTGGCTCGGTCAAGGTTCTGACCTACGGCGAGAACAAGAAAGGGGAGTTGGTGCTGCAGTCCACCAACACCGTCGGCACCTTGCATGCCCAGGGCGATGGCACCTATGAGTTCTCCAGCCTGGACGGTTCGGGCTACGGTGAGTACTGGAACTACCAGGAGTCGGCAGCAGGCACTACCGCCAGCTTCAACCTGCTCGGTGGCACCAACGGCGTGAGTAAAGTGCAGGCGATTGGCTTGAACAGCGATGTCACGCTGAACGACCTGAAACCGTACGACTCTGCTGGCAAACCCCAGGCAGGCATTGACCCGTCCGATCTGGCCAAGGCGATTCTCGGCCATTCCGAGGCGACCTTGCCGGGCGCCGACAGCCTTGATGGCGGCAATGGCAACGACATCATCTTCGGCGACCTGATCACCCTCGACGGTGTCGTCAGCGAAGGCTACCAAGCGCTGCAGACCTATGTGGCACAGAAGAGCGGCGTCGAAGCCAGTGCCATTACCACCAGCAACGTCCACCAGTACATTACCGAGCACTACAACGAGTTCGATATTTCCGGTGCCAACGACGGCCACGACTTCCTGTCGGGCGGCAATGGCAATGACATCCTCTTTGGTCAGGGGGGTAACGACACGCTGGATGGTGGCAAAGGTAACGACATCCTGCTGGGCGGTACCGGCAACGACACCCTCATCGGCGGCCAGGGTAACGATATCCTGATCGGCGGAAGCGGTGCCGACACCTTCGTGTGGAAGGCTGGTGACATCGGCAACGATGTGATCAAGGACTTCAAGGTGGCCGAGGGCGACCGGATCGACCTGAAGGACCTGCTCCAGGGCGAGAAGGGCAGCACCATCGACAACTACCTGAAGCTCACCACGGTGGAAGGCACGACGACACTGCAGGTGAGCAGCGAAGGCAAGCTGAACGCCGAAGGTGGTATCGCCAATGCTGATGTGACCATCAAGCTGGAAGGGGTGAACTGGTCCAACACCACGATCAACTCGTTGATCAGCGGTGCTGACCCGACCATCATCATCCACAACAAGGACAGCTGATAGCTGGTGCGCTATTGGGCTGCCCTGCAGCCCAATAGCCAGCTGGCACGCTCCCTCAGATCTTTCCCGCAACCCTGCGACAGCGCATACTCTGGCGCCGTGCCTGCGCGCCCGGCAATCTTTGCCTATGCTGCTGCCTACCAACAAGGAACCAATGTGACGAGGGACGCCATGTTCTATGTGCAACGCGATGCTGCCGGCCAGTTGCGGCGGGTAGAGGCAGCCGCTTTCGACGAGTTCACAGAAATGCTCCCTGCCGACCATGCCGATATCCAGGCCTGGTTCGCCGACGACATTGTGGAAAACAGCCTCAACCAGCTCAAGCAAAGCGACCTCGACATGATCCGGGTGCTCGAGGACCTGATCGACGTGCTGACTGCCAAGGGGGTCTTCAAGATCACCGACCTGCCTCCCGGGGCGCAGGCCAAGCTGCTTAATCGCTCCACGGCGCGCAAGGCGCTCAGCAGCCTGAACAACCTTATCGAAGAAGAAGAGCAGGGCGGCCTGATCTGATCGGGGAATAGGCAAACGCCAGTGCTATGGTTATTCATTAAAGATATTTAAATTATAGGTTTTATGCCTTTATAGTCGCTTCCACTGCGTACCCGTCGACCAATCGGCGCGCCGCACGACTTGAATCCACACGGGAAATCCCCGTGCGTTTCTGATCGTTGCGCGCCATTGACGTCGCGCACTGCGTGGGAGTTAAAAATGTCAGCCGCCTCGAACGCCTTGTCGATCATCGACAGCGCCCAGCCGCAACGCTTCGAAATCCGCCCGTTCTCCGCTGCCACAGGCGCCGAAGTCATCGGCCTGGACCTGGCTCAA is a window from the Pseudomonas anuradhapurensis genome containing:
- a CDS encoding tryptophan synthase subunit beta, which codes for MFYVQRDAAGQLRRVEAAAFDEFTEMLPADHADIQAWFADDIVENSLNQLKQSDLDMIRVLEDLIDVLTAKGVFKITDLPPGAQAKLLNRSTARKALSSLNNLIEEEEQGGLI